Proteins from a single region of Runella sp. SP2:
- a CDS encoding ABC transporter permease, translated as MLRNYLKIAWRNLLKNKLYSVINIFGLAIGLTCFLLISLYVVDELSYDRYLKDANRIYRVQSDIKFGGTEMKMALSSDPFGPTLKKDYPEVEQYTRLYAQNSRRFIRKGNEFLVEHNCVNADSTFFEVFPFRVLEGDAKTALNAPNTVAISQSAAQKFFGPGSAVGKILATGVNNPQEYKVTAVYEDIPQNSHFRTNIIFSFKNVDYTFGNFLSHNFYTYVKLKEGVDYKQLENKFDGLVDKYVLPQAKAFIDVKSMDEFKKAGNYIQYSLMPLLDIHLKSNKLYEFGVNGNIEYVYIFSIVALFLLLIACINFMNLSTARSANRAKEVGIRKVLGTERNSLIGQFMAESILTSYLAFGIALVFTTVLLPYFNQIAGKEFTPTTMYQPAYLPFLLALPLGVGVLAGYYPSFFLSSFKPIEVLKSKLNANFKRSNFRNALVTFQFVTSLVLVISTFIIYRQLNYIQHKNLGFSKDQVLVVTGTSSLGENNRVFKEEAKKMAGVKAGAFAGYLPVANSSRSDNSYSKTPIIDVKNGFNMQNWVIDEEYIPTLGMEIIKGRNFSKAFGADSSSIIINEETAKMLGYDDPVGKNLYTGTGNGSETSTLTIIGVVKNFHYSSMRENVGPLSFRYGRSGWDMAFKINTADPQQLIKRIEAQWKQLSTGMPFNYHFLDDSFNEMYQAEQRVGTIALIFAILTIFIACLGLFGLITYIAEQRTKEIGVRKVLGASLWSIVGLLSKDFLKLVGIAFLIAAPLAYYAMNTWLEDFAFRVEIPWWIFVAAGVSTMLLAFLTVSFQSIKAALMNPVKSLKSE; from the coding sequence ATGCTACGGAATTACCTCAAAATTGCTTGGAGAAACCTCCTCAAAAACAAACTTTACAGCGTCATCAACATTTTTGGGTTGGCCATTGGGCTTACCTGTTTTTTGCTGATTTCGCTGTACGTAGTCGATGAATTGAGCTACGACCGCTACCTCAAAGATGCTAACCGTATTTATCGCGTACAGTCAGACATCAAATTTGGGGGAACCGAGATGAAAATGGCACTAAGCTCCGACCCTTTTGGCCCAACGCTCAAAAAAGACTATCCTGAGGTGGAGCAATACACGCGTTTGTATGCCCAAAACAGTCGCCGATTTATCCGAAAAGGCAATGAGTTTTTGGTAGAACACAACTGCGTCAATGCAGATTCTACCTTTTTTGAAGTTTTTCCATTTCGGGTGTTGGAAGGTGATGCCAAAACAGCCCTCAATGCCCCTAACACCGTTGCCATTAGTCAGTCGGCTGCTCAGAAGTTTTTTGGGCCTGGCTCTGCGGTGGGAAAAATCCTAGCGACGGGAGTTAACAATCCTCAAGAGTATAAAGTAACGGCCGTGTATGAAGATATACCTCAAAATTCGCACTTCAGAACCAATATTATTTTTTCGTTCAAAAATGTGGATTACACATTCGGAAATTTCTTGAGCCACAATTTTTATACCTATGTCAAGCTAAAAGAAGGAGTTGATTATAAGCAACTTGAGAATAAATTTGACGGTTTGGTTGACAAATATGTTCTCCCACAAGCCAAAGCCTTCATAGATGTTAAAAGCATGGACGAGTTCAAAAAAGCGGGGAATTACATTCAGTATTCGCTGATGCCGCTGCTGGACATTCACCTCAAATCCAACAAATTATACGAGTTTGGGGTCAATGGCAATATCGAATATGTGTATATCTTTTCGATTGTGGCTTTGTTTTTACTGCTCATTGCCTGCATCAACTTCATGAATTTGAGCACGGCTCGCTCGGCCAACCGCGCCAAAGAAGTGGGGATTCGGAAGGTATTAGGCACCGAACGAAACAGTTTGATTGGTCAGTTTATGGCTGAGTCGATACTGACGAGTTATTTGGCTTTTGGCATTGCGTTGGTATTTACGACGGTATTGTTGCCTTATTTCAATCAAATTGCGGGCAAAGAATTTACGCCGACTACAATGTATCAACCTGCGTACTTGCCTTTTTTATTGGCATTACCGCTTGGTGTTGGGGTGTTGGCAGGTTATTATCCTTCCTTTTTCTTGTCGTCGTTTAAGCCAATTGAAGTCCTCAAAAGCAAGCTCAATGCCAATTTTAAACGCTCCAATTTCCGAAATGCGTTGGTGACGTTCCAGTTCGTGACGTCGTTGGTATTGGTCATTTCTACCTTTATCATTTACCGTCAGCTCAATTACATCCAACACAAAAACCTCGGATTTTCAAAAGACCAAGTGTTGGTGGTGACGGGTACGTCGTCGTTGGGAGAAAATAACCGCGTTTTTAAGGAAGAAGCCAAAAAAATGGCGGGGGTAAAAGCGGGGGCTTTTGCGGGGTATTTACCCGTAGCCAACTCGTCGCGTAGCGATAATTCGTACTCAAAAACGCCCATCATTGACGTGAAAAACGGATTTAACATGCAAAACTGGGTGATTGATGAAGAATACATTCCGACTTTGGGCATGGAAATCATCAAGGGGCGTAATTTTTCCAAAGCATTTGGGGCAGATTCTAGCTCGATTATTATCAATGAAGAAACGGCGAAGATGTTGGGATATGATGACCCCGTGGGCAAAAACCTCTATACGGGTACTGGCAATGGTTCCGAAACAAGTACGCTGACGATAATTGGCGTAGTGAAAAATTTTCATTATTCGTCGATGCGGGAAAACGTCGGCCCTTTGAGCTTTCGGTACGGGCGTAGTGGCTGGGACATGGCTTTTAAAATCAATACAGCTGACCCGCAGCAACTTATCAAGCGAATTGAAGCCCAGTGGAAACAACTCTCGACGGGGATGCCGTTCAATTACCATTTTCTTGATGATTCTTTCAACGAAATGTACCAGGCCGAGCAGCGAGTCGGCACCATTGCGCTCATTTTTGCCATTCTGACGATTTTTATTGCTTGTTTGGGTTTGTTTGGGCTCATCACCTACATCGCCGAGCAGCGTACCAAAGAAATTGGCGTTCGAAAAGTGCTGGGGGCTAGCTTGTGGAGCATCGTGGGCCTTCTTTCCAAAGACTTTTTGAAGTTAGTAGGAATTGCCTTTTTGATTGCCGCTCCGCTAGCCTACTACGCGATGAACACTTGGCTCGAAGACTTCGCGTTTCGGGTCGAAATTCCGTGGTGGATTTTTGTGGCAGCGGGCGTGTCCACGATGCTTTTGGCGTTTTTGACGGTGAGTTTCCAGTCGATTAAAGCCGCCCTGATGAATCCTGTCAAATCATTGAAATCCGAGTAA
- a CDS encoding ABC transporter permease — MIRNYLKVAWRNLVKNKMYSFINIGGLAVGMAVAMMIGLWVNDELSFDTYHQNYERIAQVMQHATFNGKIGTQTSNPAQMAPEIRQKYGSSFKHVVQASWEGSYVLSLGSNHVTKSGIYFEEGAPEMLSLKMRYGTYAGLKDPYSIMLSESVAKSLFGDQNPLDKTLKINRTYDVKVTGVYEDLPYNTSFRNVKVIMPWSLWLIDNPWVKTMEDPWDSNFSQTFVQVADNVSMQAASKRIKNVKANNLSKEELKYKWEAFLHPMSKWALESEFKEGINTGGSIRYVWMFGIIGVFVLMLACINFMNLATARSEKRAKEVGIRKAVGSVRSQLINQFFSESYMVVVFAFVVSLVLVTLCLPFFNEVADKKIELPWANPVFWLLSLSFISLTGLLAGSYPALYLSSFQPLKVLKGTFRVGKWAAIPRKVLVTTQFTVSVVLIIGTIIVYQQIQHAKNRPIGYERNGLISMGMDKEIQDHFEAFRGELKSAGAIEELTASNSPLTGVWNTNGGFDWEGKDPNLGVDFPNSRVTKEWGKTVGWKIKQGRDFSREFATDSAAFIINEAAAKFLGFKDPIGKILKWNGKPYTIIGVVSDIMAESPFYPVRPSLYHTRDKDLYNLTIKLNPAQSSSKSIATLERIWKKYVQNVPFSYEFIDQQYGNKFKAEERIGTLSLYFAVLAILISCLGLFGMASFVAEQRTKEIGIRKVLGASVPNLWQMLSRDFVGLVLLSSLIASPIAYYYLNDWLNGYDYRVEISWWVFAVAAAGALVITLLTVSYQALRAALVNPVKSLKSE, encoded by the coding sequence ATGATTCGGAATTATCTCAAAGTTGCGTGGCGCAACCTCGTCAAAAACAAAATGTACAGTTTCATCAATATCGGTGGACTGGCGGTGGGAATGGCAGTAGCTATGATGATTGGACTTTGGGTCAACGACGAATTGTCGTTTGATACCTACCATCAAAATTATGAGCGTATCGCGCAGGTCATGCAGCACGCTACTTTCAACGGGAAAATTGGAACCCAAACCTCTAATCCTGCCCAGATGGCCCCCGAAATTCGGCAAAAATACGGGAGTAGCTTCAAGCACGTAGTGCAGGCCTCGTGGGAAGGCTCGTACGTGTTGTCGTTAGGAAGCAACCACGTAACAAAATCGGGGATTTACTTTGAAGAAGGCGCACCTGAAATGCTTAGCCTCAAAATGCGCTACGGAACGTACGCAGGCTTAAAAGACCCGTACTCGATTATGCTGTCGGAATCGGTGGCCAAATCGCTGTTTGGTGACCAAAATCCGTTGGACAAAACGCTGAAAATCAACCGAACCTACGACGTGAAGGTGACGGGTGTTTACGAAGATTTGCCTTACAATACCTCGTTTCGCAACGTGAAGGTCATCATGCCGTGGTCGCTTTGGTTGATTGACAATCCTTGGGTAAAAACAATGGAAGACCCTTGGGATAGCAACTTTAGCCAGACATTCGTCCAAGTCGCAGATAATGTATCAATGCAGGCGGCTTCCAAACGCATTAAAAATGTCAAAGCCAACAATCTGAGTAAGGAAGAATTGAAGTATAAATGGGAGGCGTTTTTGCACCCCATGAGTAAATGGGCGTTGGAAAGTGAGTTTAAAGAAGGCATCAACACAGGAGGAAGCATTCGCTACGTGTGGATGTTTGGTATCATTGGGGTGTTTGTGTTGATGTTGGCTTGCATCAATTTTATGAACCTAGCCACCGCCCGCAGCGAAAAACGCGCCAAAGAAGTGGGTATTCGCAAAGCCGTAGGGTCGGTGCGGTCGCAGTTGATTAATCAGTTCTTTTCGGAGTCGTACATGGTGGTGGTGTTTGCTTTTGTGGTATCACTGGTATTGGTCACACTGTGTCTGCCATTTTTTAATGAAGTAGCTGATAAGAAAATTGAACTTCCTTGGGCAAATCCCGTTTTTTGGCTGCTTAGTTTGTCGTTTATTTCGCTTACGGGTTTGTTGGCGGGAAGTTATCCAGCGTTATACTTATCGTCTTTCCAGCCCTTGAAAGTCCTCAAAGGGACGTTTCGGGTGGGAAAATGGGCGGCCATTCCGCGCAAGGTGTTGGTAACGACCCAATTTACGGTTTCGGTGGTATTGATTATTGGCACAATCATCGTTTACCAACAAATTCAACACGCTAAAAATCGCCCGATTGGCTATGAACGTAACGGCTTGATAAGCATGGGAATGGACAAAGAAATTCAGGATCACTTTGAGGCATTTAGAGGAGAACTGAAATCGGCGGGGGCCATTGAAGAATTGACGGCTTCCAACAGTCCACTTACGGGCGTGTGGAATACCAACGGCGGTTTTGATTGGGAAGGGAAAGACCCGAACTTGGGCGTTGATTTTCCAAACAGTCGTGTCACCAAAGAATGGGGCAAAACGGTGGGTTGGAAAATTAAACAAGGCCGCGATTTCTCTCGTGAGTTTGCCACCGATTCGGCGGCGTTTATCATCAACGAGGCAGCGGCGAAGTTTTTAGGGTTCAAAGACCCCATTGGTAAAATTTTAAAATGGAATGGAAAGCCTTATACCATCATTGGGGTAGTGAGTGATATTATGGCTGAGTCGCCGTTTTATCCCGTGCGCCCGTCGTTGTATCATACCCGCGATAAGGATTTGTATAATCTTACCATCAAACTCAACCCTGCTCAAAGTTCGAGTAAATCCATTGCCACCCTCGAACGCATCTGGAAAAAGTACGTGCAGAATGTGCCTTTTTCGTACGAATTTATTGACCAACAATACGGTAATAAGTTCAAGGCCGAAGAGCGTATCGGTACGCTTTCGCTCTATTTTGCAGTCTTGGCCATCCTGATTTCGTGTTTGGGCTTGTTCGGAATGGCGAGCTTCGTGGCCGAGCAACGCACCAAAGAAATCGGCATTCGGAAGGTGTTGGGCGCAAGTGTTCCTAATTTGTGGCAAATGCTTTCTCGCGATTTTGTCGGCTTGGTGTTGCTTTCGAGCCTCATTGCCAGTCCGATTGCGTACTATTACCTCAATGATTGGTTGAATGGCTACGATTATCGAGTTGAAATCTCGTGGTGGGTGTTTGCCGTGGCTGCTGCTGGTGCACTGGTCATTACGTTGCTAACGGTTAGTTACCAGGCGCTACGTGCGGCCTTGGTCAACCCTGTAAAATCATTGAAATCGGAATAA
- a CDS encoding ABC transporter permease → MLRNYLKIAFRNLWQNRVFSFINIAGLAMGLAVTLLIVLYVAHEYSFDRFHEHADRIVKVEYKHEEGEQSYTVPWMSYRFAEAVQQASPEVENYARIKVGSYSTKQIMSDVQHKNYESGFGFADNRFFEVFSFPLLKGDRQTVLSRPYTVVLTESMARKYFGSTDPIGKTITYDKQHLFEVVGVVADPPINSSIQFNFLADIETQRAMDRARYESILGKEQANKELESVGATGGFDTYLLLRNASNAATVASKIPSVLSEQAKIRSKNDKFYLYHLPQYHFEASHKSIQRTVNTFGIIAALILSLALINYVSLTTARATTRAKEVSLRKTVGAARKSLIVQFYLESTLFVSLAFGGALLFFGLLRPVFYELLQLKIETSFIWTPYFWLPAIGIYLVSILLSGSYPALLLANFAPISILKGKLGMGKGVTTVRQSLTVFQFTISIVLIIASILIKKQLDLFLRQDVGLEREQVIGIRLDPETGIDKHYTSLKNSLSQISGVESVTSSDLPIYGGYMNSLDVKALHTNKVVSVNSFPVDKEFINTMRVHWDITPTSKEIQDSHGSIVINEAAAKALGINAKNYQHPLDIGSGTQKHLIGVVKDFPFSPLHRQIRPMALLIHKNDVFHEYIYLKLEKNANVREKIAVIKHVYDSYKVDKPFDYYFLDEAYRKLYEYEISIGKIIFAFTGFAILIACLGLFGLATFTSEQRTKEIGIRKVLGASSISIVRLLSGESLKLVFLGIILASPIAYYLLRTWLQGFAYRIEISGWYFVIAALLSLFIALLTTSVQSFKAALMNPVKSLKSE, encoded by the coding sequence ATGCTACGAAACTACCTCAAAATCGCTTTTCGGAACCTTTGGCAAAATCGGGTCTTCAGCTTTATCAACATTGCAGGGCTGGCAATGGGTTTGGCAGTTACCTTGCTGATTGTGCTATACGTGGCTCATGAGTACAGCTTTGACCGTTTTCACGAACACGCTGACCGCATTGTAAAAGTAGAATACAAGCATGAGGAAGGCGAACAATCTTATACTGTCCCATGGATGTCTTATCGCTTTGCGGAAGCTGTTCAGCAGGCTTCGCCTGAGGTTGAAAATTATGCCCGCATTAAAGTGGGTAGCTATTCCACTAAGCAAATCATGTCCGATGTACAGCATAAAAACTACGAATCGGGCTTTGGTTTTGCCGACAATCGTTTCTTTGAGGTATTTTCTTTTCCCCTACTAAAAGGAGACCGTCAGACTGTTCTTTCGCGTCCATACACAGTGGTACTTACTGAAAGTATGGCTAGAAAGTATTTTGGTAGTACTGACCCAATTGGAAAAACAATTACATATGACAAACAACATCTTTTTGAAGTCGTTGGGGTTGTTGCTGACCCACCAATAAACTCCTCGATTCAATTTAACTTTTTGGCCGATATCGAAACCCAACGTGCCATGGACCGTGCTAGATACGAATCTATTTTGGGAAAAGAGCAGGCAAACAAAGAACTGGAGTCGGTTGGGGCTACGGGTGGATTTGACACCTATTTATTGTTAAGAAATGCAAGTAATGCTGCGACTGTTGCTTCTAAAATCCCGTCAGTTTTAAGCGAACAAGCAAAAATCAGGAGCAAAAATGACAAATTTTATTTATACCATTTGCCCCAATACCATTTTGAAGCTTCCCATAAAAGCATTCAAAGAACAGTTAATACGTTCGGTATCATTGCGGCTCTAATACTGAGTTTGGCACTCATCAATTACGTAAGTCTCACAACGGCCCGCGCAACCACTCGTGCGAAAGAAGTTTCGCTTAGAAAAACCGTAGGAGCGGCGCGTAAATCCCTCATTGTCCAATTTTATTTGGAATCTACCCTTTTTGTAAGCTTGGCTTTTGGGGGAGCACTATTATTTTTTGGTTTATTAAGACCTGTTTTTTATGAGCTATTACAGCTCAAGATTGAGACATCTTTTATATGGACACCTTATTTTTGGCTACCTGCTATTGGAATTTATTTGGTTAGTATCCTATTATCAGGGAGTTATCCTGCGCTTCTCCTTGCGAATTTTGCTCCAATTTCTATTTTGAAGGGAAAATTAGGAATGGGTAAGGGAGTGACAACCGTAAGGCAATCGCTGACAGTGTTTCAATTCACTATCTCGATTGTACTTATTATCGCTTCTATACTCATCAAAAAACAATTGGATTTATTTCTCAGGCAAGATGTTGGTTTGGAACGCGAACAGGTCATCGGGATTCGTTTAGATCCCGAAACTGGTATTGACAAACATTATACATCTCTTAAAAATAGCCTTAGCCAAATCAGCGGGGTGGAATCTGTGACCTCCTCGGATTTACCAATTTATGGCGGATACATGAATAGCTTGGATGTAAAAGCATTGCACACCAATAAAGTAGTCAGTGTAAATAGTTTTCCTGTTGATAAAGAATTTATTAACACTATGCGTGTGCATTGGGACATTACGCCTACCTCAAAGGAAATTCAAGATAGTCATGGCTCTATCGTCATCAATGAGGCTGCGGCAAAAGCACTAGGAATAAATGCCAAAAATTACCAACACCCCCTTGATATTGGTAGCGGAACACAGAAACACTTGATAGGCGTGGTCAAAGATTTTCCGTTTTCTCCACTGCATCGTCAGATTCGCCCAATGGCGCTTCTTATTCACAAAAACGATGTATTTCATGAATACATCTACCTCAAGTTAGAAAAAAATGCCAACGTTCGGGAGAAAATAGCGGTCATAAAGCATGTGTATGATAGCTATAAAGTAGATAAGCCATTCGATTATTATTTTCTTGATGAAGCTTATCGTAAGCTTTATGAGTATGAAATTAGTATTGGGAAAATCATTTTTGCCTTTACAGGTTTTGCTATCCTGATAGCGTGCCTAGGGCTATTTGGGTTGGCTACTTTTACCTCAGAACAACGTACGAAAGAGATTGGAATACGTAAAGTGCTGGGTGCAAGTAGTATTAGTATTGTTCGGTTGCTTTCAGGCGAATCACTGAAACTCGTTTTTTTGGGTATCATTCTAGCCTCTCCTATTGC
- a CDS encoding ABC transporter permease, whose translation MLRNYLKIAFRNLLKDRAFSSINILGLAIGFSASALILLWVNDEMNFENTHENRDRIFQAWNQVTEKGKTSSWNVTPQTMGPALQKDYPEVEKMVRVDWPDKYLVQAKETKIKGTVQVVDSTFLDVFTFPLLKGDAKTCLNGVNNVVITQDFAQKLFGNSDPLGQIIKLNNESDFVVTGVVKQLPSNTDFNFDCLVPWRFKVVNNMESLHWGNNSTTTYVLLKKGTDAQAFNLKAKHLRKRYDKETANWETFVYPLERLRLYGSFKNGVEEGGKIEQVRNFTVIALLILLIACINFMNLSTARSEKRAKEVGVRKASGATRFSLIKLFYFESILIALLAGGLAVVIVTLSLPTFNELIGSKISINWFDYQWIGCALVFVVATGLVAGSYPALFLSSFNPLQVLKGNYINITSPLTPRKILVVCQFVCSVLLISCTIIIKQQLEYAQNRTVGYDKENLVYHAVEGDISKNYDLIKTELLKSNAAVSVVKTFSPITEAWSNTGGMKWRGKATDDHRNIDRFGADDQIVKTLGLQIIEGRDFDLKSYPTDSSGVIINETAKKMMGFKNPIGEKITDGGWEFQVIGVVKDFVMQSPFREVNAVTIAGAKMNFFNALHVKYNPENPIKENLEKAKAIFKKYNPNYPFEYHFVDEAYNEKFESVARLSAMAQGFSFLTIFITCLGLLGLALSLTQRKTKEIGIRKVLGAGVFQLVLLMSKGFVGPVLVAIVIASPLSYWIMNRWLEEYTYKITINPMIFVFAGLLTVVIAFLTVSYQSIKAALMNPVKSLKSE comes from the coding sequence ATGCTACGAAACTACCTCAAAATCGCTTTTCGGAATTTGCTGAAAGATAGGGCTTTTAGCAGTATCAATATCTTAGGACTGGCCATCGGATTTTCGGCATCGGCATTGATTTTACTTTGGGTCAATGACGAAATGAACTTTGAAAACACCCACGAAAACCGAGACCGAATTTTTCAGGCGTGGAATCAAGTCACTGAAAAAGGCAAGACCAGTAGCTGGAACGTTACACCTCAAACCATGGGACCTGCCCTCCAAAAAGACTATCCCGAAGTTGAAAAAATGGTGCGGGTCGATTGGCCAGATAAATATTTGGTTCAAGCAAAAGAGACCAAAATTAAAGGGACTGTTCAGGTAGTGGATTCTACTTTTTTGGACGTATTCACCTTTCCATTGCTCAAAGGCGACGCCAAAACCTGCCTAAACGGCGTCAATAACGTGGTAATCACACAGGATTTTGCCCAAAAACTATTCGGAAATAGCGACCCGCTTGGTCAAATCATCAAGCTCAATAACGAAAGTGATTTTGTGGTGACAGGAGTCGTAAAACAACTGCCATCCAACACCGATTTTAATTTTGATTGTTTGGTGCCGTGGCGGTTCAAGGTGGTCAACAACATGGAGAGTTTGCACTGGGGTAACAACTCTACCACTACCTATGTGTTACTAAAAAAAGGAACAGATGCCCAAGCGTTTAACCTCAAAGCCAAACACCTAAGAAAGCGTTACGACAAAGAAACAGCCAACTGGGAGACCTTCGTTTATCCTCTTGAACGATTGCGGCTTTACGGAAGCTTTAAAAATGGGGTAGAAGAAGGTGGTAAAATTGAGCAAGTTCGCAACTTTACGGTCATTGCCCTTTTGATATTGCTGATTGCGTGCATCAACTTCATGAATTTAAGCACTGCTCGGAGCGAAAAACGAGCCAAAGAAGTGGGGGTCAGAAAAGCGTCGGGGGCTACTCGGTTTTCACTTATCAAACTGTTTTATTTCGAATCCATTCTTATCGCTTTGTTGGCAGGCGGATTGGCGGTGGTCATTGTCACGTTAAGCCTCCCTACTTTTAATGAGCTTATTGGATCAAAAATTTCGATTAATTGGTTTGATTATCAATGGATTGGATGTGCTTTGGTCTTTGTTGTAGCAACGGGGCTAGTGGCGGGTTCGTATCCTGCGTTGTTTCTTTCTAGCTTTAATCCTTTGCAAGTACTCAAAGGAAACTACATCAATATTACTTCGCCCCTTACACCACGGAAAATACTGGTCGTTTGCCAGTTTGTGTGCTCGGTGTTACTCATTTCTTGTACAATTATCATCAAACAACAGTTGGAATATGCCCAAAATAGGACAGTCGGTTATGACAAAGAAAACTTGGTGTACCATGCAGTTGAAGGAGATATATCTAAAAATTATGACCTCATTAAGACCGAATTACTGAAAAGTAACGCGGCAGTTTCGGTGGTCAAGACCTTTTCACCAATTACCGAAGCTTGGAGCAACACGGGTGGAATGAAATGGCGAGGTAAAGCCACCGACGACCACAGGAACATTGACCGTTTTGGAGCGGATGATCAAATTGTAAAAACGTTGGGGTTACAAATTATCGAAGGCCGTGATTTCGATTTAAAATCTTATCCAACCGATTCTTCGGGGGTAATTATTAACGAAACCGCCAAGAAGATGATGGGTTTCAAAAACCCCATTGGCGAAAAAATCACTGACGGAGGTTGGGAGTTTCAGGTGATTGGCGTGGTGAAAGATTTTGTGATGCAATCACCTTTTCGTGAAGTGAATGCGGTGACAATTGCGGGGGCGAAAATGAATTTTTTCAACGCGCTTCATGTCAAATATAACCCCGAAAATCCCATTAAAGAAAACCTAGAAAAAGCGAAGGCGATTTTTAAGAAATATAATCCTAACTATCCGTTTGAGTATCATTTTGTGGATGAAGCCTACAACGAAAAATTTGAAAGCGTCGCGCGCCTTTCTGCCATGGCCCAAGGGTTTTCATTTTTAACCATTTTTATCACTTGTTTGGGCTTGCTAGGATTGGCTTTATCGCTGACGCAGCGTAAAACCAAAGAAATTGGGATACGAAAAGTACTGGGAGCGGGCGTGTTTCAACTTGTGCTATTGATGTCAAAAGGGTTTGTCGGCCCTGTTTTGGTGGCCATTGTGATAGCCAGCCCACTTTCATATTGGATAATGAATCGGTGGTTGGAAGAATACACGTACAAAATTACGATCAATCCAATGATTTTTGTGTTTGCGGGGCTGTTGACGGTCGTAATTGCATTTCTCACCGTAAGTTACCAGTCGATTAAAGCCGCCCTGATGAATCCTGTTAAATCATTGAAATCGGAATAA